In one window of Oryza sativa Japonica Group chromosome 9, ASM3414082v1 DNA:
- the LOC107278907 gene encoding uncharacterized protein: MARRRGRRADKANCRVPRKAKVVPAAATSVDDVPDHLLEDILLRLGPSSACLVRAAYACKRWRRVVTAAGFLDAFRALHGAHHHRVAGYYHTLTRRYQGILCPADFTGYRCIGVFLLGGGGGGDISLSNFRVICALYDLYWLNNRHIGVQLACVFSSGSHGGGWRLPKSAVADDIQLTERFNSISFVGRAGGCFYWGIDDDDDEDGAMLVLDETTTEFSLVTFPDSIRENYHMTTFRIIAGGDGAMRVLRVIGNDLKVFTQLAGDGEWVLEKLVRLPEATRGLPGHEERYFEQNEAMIVAANAAYVLLTPSVEKTWLFSVELETMVVERQHERNKYAGVAYPYELPLLRALHAGGR, translated from the coding sequence atggcgcgccgccgcggccggcgcgcggACAAGGCTAACTGCAGGGTGCCGAGGAAGGCGAAGGTCGTCCCCGCCGCTGCCACATCCGTGGACGACGTCCCCGACCACCTTCTCGAGGacatcctcctccgcctcggccCCTCCTCCGCCTGCCTCGTCCGCGCGGCGTACGCGTGCAAGCGGTGGCGCCGCGTCGTCACGGCCGCGGGCTTCCTCGACGCCTTCCGCGCGCTCCACGGCGCGCACCACCACCGCGTCGCCGGGTACTACCACACCCTCACGCGGCGCTACCAGGGTATCCTTTGTCCGGCCGACTTCACTGGATACCGATGCATCGGCGTCTTcttgctcggcggcggcggcggcggtgacatcAGCCTGTCCAACTTCAGGGTCATCTGCGCGCTCTACGATCTCTACTGGTTAAACAACCGCCACATTGGCGTGCAATTGGCCTGCGTGTTCTCCTCAGGCAGCCatggcggcgggtggcggctaCCGAAGAGCGCCGTCGCGGATGACATCCAGCTCACAGAAAGGTTCAACTCCATCAGCTTCGTGGGGCGCGCCGGTGGCTGCTTCTACTGGGgaatcgacgacgacgacgacgaagacggtGCCATGCTCGTCCTCGACGAGACAACCACGGAATTCTCGCTGGTGACGTTCCCGGACAGTATCCGTGAGAACTACCACATGACGACGTTCCGgatcatcgccggcggcgacggcgccatgCGTGTTCTCCGCGTGATAGGCAACGACCTCAAGGTGTTCACGCAgctggcgggcgacggcgagtgGGTGCTGGAGAAGCTCGTGCGGTTGCCGGAGGCGACGCGGGGATTGCCGGGGCACGAGGAGAGGTACTTCGAGCAGAACGAGGCCATGATCGTCGCGGCGAACGCGGCGTACGTGCTCCTGACGCCGTCGGTGGAGAAGACGTGGCTCTTCTCCGTTGAGCTGGAGACGATGGTGGTGGAGCGGCAGCATGAGAGGAACAAGTATGCGGGGGTGGCTTACCCGTACGAGTTGCCATTGCTGCGGGCTTTGCACGCCGGTGGCAGATGA